The Natrinema amylolyticum genome includes the window GGTTGATACCATGACGGCCGAGACGCTGTTCAACTGGGTCCCCGAGTGGGCTGGCGGTAACTGACCTAGCGCTCTGCTTCGAGTGCCCGACAGAGACGATATTCCGTTCGGTGATCGACACGCCCGGAAAGATGTTCATGAGGGGGAATTCACAGTTCACTGTACGCAGCGGATCGTCAGAACGAACGCGCGCTCGGAGCCGAGCATGTTCTCGGAGGTCAGATGGCGGAGCACACTCGAGGTGGCAGCCTTCTAATATTTTCCGGGCAAATCTGATAATCGCATGACAGCGTGACTTCAAGGATCCGCTGGAACTCCGATAGTCTCCCCTGATTCTCAGTTTTGAAAGCCATTCATCGTTCACAGACTATCACTATCCCTTACTTATATATACAAATGACTTCCTCGGTGCTATTAGCATCGGTGACGACATGTGAGAAAGCGGGACACGAGGTTGGTTCCAATCCCCTTGGTCCGCCACGCCTTGCTTTGCTGAGGCAGTAGATAAGCTTTCTCACCGTTCACAGCCGATGGGTAACAAACATGGATTTGAAAGGACTTAAACCAAAGTTGGTCGGATCAGACGATGAACGTGCAGTGTCACCTGTCATAGGTGTCATCCTGATGGTGGCAATTACGGTTATTCTTGCTGCCGTTATCGCTGCTTTCGTACTGGACATGGGCGGAAGTATCGGAGAGGAGGCGAACGCAGGTGTGAACATCGAGGTCGACGAGGCAAACAACGAGTCGACACTTGAAGTCACCTCGATGGGTAATTCGGATCAGGTCAAAATTCGTGGGAATGCAGTAAATGCTAGTAATCTCAGCGATGGTGCGCTGACCCTCAACCAGTCGGGAGATGTCCGGACCTATTCTCATGATGAGGGTAATCTTTTTGAGAGTGGTACTATCTCGGCCGTCGCAGTCATCAACGAGAGCGAGACAGAGACGCAGGTTGCGAGTGAGACCTACGACTTCACCAGTAGCTAACGGCCTCTCATAGTACTCCGTTTTTTCACACCAATGCTTAGCACATCGTATCGGCAAGATAGGGGTGTCTCGCCCGTGATCGGCGTGATCCTCATCGTTGCGATTACCGTCATCCTCGCGGCCATCATCGCCGGGTTTGTTATGGATCTCGGCAATTCGATCGGCGAGGATGAGGCACGGGCCGGCGTCGCGGTCGACGTCCATCATGATCCCCAAGAGATCGATATCCGCGTCGTGACGCTGGGGAACGCCGAGTACATCAATATCAGTGGCACGCCGTACACCAACCACGATAATAGCGGTCCGCTCGGCGATCGCAGCGATATGCGTGAGTTGACCGTCGGCGACGAGGTGACCATCGATCAGGACGACCTTGAGCCCGCGGGCCAGGAGGGGACCGTCACCGCCGTCGCAGTCAACGGTGACACTGAGACGCAGGTCGGTAGCGAGGACTATAACTTCACATAAGCGTGACAATCACCGGTATCGAGCCGGAACTCTACTTCTTGCCGTTGGTCGGGATACGAACAAGACAGGTTTAGCCAATGAGATAGATCCAGTTCTAAGACCTTTAGATATCGCTAGCTTTTTGACGAGTCCGGCGTCCTTCACTATCGTCAACGTGATGCTCTCCTCTTGGATCGACCTTTGACGACGCGGCTCGTCGTTTCGTATAGCGTTCTCATATCTTATAGAACTTAGAACGGACCACAGTTCAACGAAGTTGCTCCTATTTTCGAGCCTCGCATCACAGCGGTCGCTCTCTTACTCATTGTGTCGCGAAAAGTGGGACCGCCGAGAATTGAACTCGGGTCCTACGGACCCCATCCGCAGAGGATACCACTACCCCACGGTCCCGCACGTGGACCGATGGCCGTCTGCCGCTTAAGGGTGTCGTTTCGCGGTCGGCACGTCACTCGTTTTCGCACCCGCTCGAGACCGGCCGTCAGACCAGCACGCGCTCGAGATCGACCACAATACCGCTGTCGGCATCGACGGAGCCGGCCAGTTCGCCGAGACACACCGCCGCGCCGTTGGGCGTGTAACAGGCGACCAGCGCCCCCTGGTCGATCCCGTCGTCGGCCTCGAGCACGCCCGGGGCGTAGACGGGCGCGCCCTCGGCGACCTCGCGGGCCGCGTTCTCGGCAATGGTGACGCTCGGAATCCCCTCGAGAATCCGTTCGGCGGGGTCGACGACGTCGTACAGCGGTTCGGGATCCTCGTCCTCGAGCCAGAAACCGAGCGCATCGAGGAAGTCGTGGGCGCTGTGGAGCGTGCGGTCGTCGAACGGATCCGTCGCCGTGCGGCGCAGGTGACCCATGTGCCCACCGGTGCCGAGCGCCAGTCCGAGGTCGTGACACAGTTTGCGGACGTAGGTCCCGCTCTCGCAGCGAATCCGCAGAAGGAGTCGTCGGTCCTCGACCTCGAGCACCTCGAGATCGTAGAGTTCGCGCACGCGCAGGCGGCGCGAGACCGCGCTCTTGCGCGGGGGCTTCTGGTAGATCGGCCCTTCGAACTCGGCGACGACCGATTCGGCGTCGGCGGGGACCGGCGCGTGACACTCGAGGACGGCGACGTACTCCTTGCCGCCCTCGAGGAAGACCTGCGCGAGCCGGGTCGCGTCGCCGAGCATGACCGGGAGACAGCCGGTCACTTTCGGATCGAGCGTGCCCGCGTGGGCGGCGCGGTCGATCGTCGACTCGACGCCGCGCTCGGCCAGTGTCTCGACGACGGCGTCTCGAAGCCAGCCGCTGACTTGGTGGGACGACGGGCCGGGCGGCTTGTCGAGGTTGACGACGCCGAAGGTGAGCAACTCGGCGGGCGATCGCTCCGACGGTGGGCCACGGAGACGCATTAGAACTCGGTCTCGAGGTCGACGAGTGCCTTTCCTTCGTCGCCCTCGGGTGCGTAGCGCTCGACGGCAGTGACGAGCATGTCGAGGACGGCGTCGGGTTCCCAGCGGGCCGTGTTCACCGAGAGATCGTAGATCGTGAGATCCCGAATGTCGATGCCGTAGTACTCCTGGTAGCGCTGGGCCTCGCTGGCCTCGCGGGCTTTCGTCTCCTCAGTCGCACGCGCGGGCTCTTTGTCCTCGCGGTCGGCGATGCGCTCACCCCGAACCCGTGCCGGCGCGTCCAACCAGAAGCGGAAATCCGCCTGTTCCCCGGCCAGCCAGCCCGCGAGCCTGGACTCGAGGACCAGATCGTCTCCCTCGACGGCGATCTCGCGGAGCCGCCGATCGAGGTCGCGATCGATCTCGTCGTTCTCCTCGGCGAGCTTGTTGAACTCGAGGGGGGTGTAGCCGCGTTCGTCGGCCAGTTCCCGAAAGATGTCTCCGCCGCTGACGTGGTCGAGATCGAAGGCGTCGGCGAGCAACTCGGCGGTCGTGCTCTTCCCGCTTCCCGGCGGGCCGGAGACGGTAAGTAACATACTCCCTCTGCGAGGGGGCAGGTAAAATGGGTTTTGAATCGGGGAGCGCGGGCGACGGCCGTCTCTGGGCGGACGACCGATCCGCGAGCCCACGATCCCGCGAGCAAGCGGAGATCGGCGGCGGTGAGCCGATCAGGCGCTCGAGGGCGACATATCGATGTTCAGCGACTTGCGCAGCAGCTGGGAGAACCCCATCGAGCACAGGAAGTACCAGACAATCCAGGCCTGCATCGGACCGATCACCCCTTCCTGCCACTCGATCTCACCGACGAGGGGCATGACGACGGTCTGCTCTGCAGCGCCGATACTGCCCGTTCGGATCGTCCAGTACATCCAGAGGAACAGCGGGATGGTCAACAGCATGATCCAGACCATCGGGCGGAACTGCTCTTTGAACATCCCGAGGTTGTCCGCCATGGCCTCCATCTGTTCCTCGCGGGCGCGTTCGATCTCGTTCTCGAGGCGTTCGATCTCCGCCTCGCTCGCGCCGCGTTCCTCGGCGTCTTTCTTCTCCTGCCGGAGCTCCTTTTGCTCCTCCTGGACGGCCTGCATCCGCTCCTGGTACTTCCCCATGACCTCCGTGTTCATCAGGTTCGCCTGGAGCAGCGACGAGTAGAGGCCGGTGATCAGCGCGACCGAGAGGATCACGGCGTAGAACGGCAACGCCGCATCGAGCGGGCCGAGCACGGCGTTGACCGTCCCCCCGACGACGTTCTGAATCGAATCGAACCAGTAGCCGGGCATCAACAGGAGCGCGCCGACGCCGGCGAGCTTGTCCCACTGCGACCAGCTCGATTCGTCCTCGTCGATGTCGACGTCGGCACCGGCGCCGCTGTCACCATCACCGTCGAGAGCCCGGTCGAAGGCCTCGCGGTCGGCGATCTCGAACCCCTGGTCGCCGTCGACTAACACTCCTTTCTCGATCAGTCGCCCCCACTGGCCGCTCGTCAGGTCGTCGCTGACGTCGGCCCACTGGACCTCGCCGCCGT containing:
- a CDS encoding type IV pilin, with amino-acid sequence MDLKGLKPKLVGSDDERAVSPVIGVILMVAITVILAAVIAAFVLDMGGSIGEEANAGVNIEVDEANNESTLEVTSMGNSDQVKIRGNAVNASNLSDGALTLNQSGDVRTYSHDEGNLFESGTISAVAVINESETETQVASETYDFTSS
- a CDS encoding type IV pilin, which translates into the protein MLSTSYRQDRGVSPVIGVILIVAITVILAAIIAGFVMDLGNSIGEDEARAGVAVDVHHDPQEIDIRVVTLGNAEYINISGTPYTNHDNSGPLGDRSDMRELTVGDEVTIDQDDLEPAGQEGTVTAVAVNGDTETQVGSEDYNFT
- a CDS encoding RNA-guided pseudouridylation complex pseudouridine synthase subunit Cbf5 encodes the protein MRLRGPPSERSPAELLTFGVVNLDKPPGPSSHQVSGWLRDAVVETLAERGVESTIDRAAHAGTLDPKVTGCLPVMLGDATRLAQVFLEGGKEYVAVLECHAPVPADAESVVAEFEGPIYQKPPRKSAVSRRLRVRELYDLEVLEVEDRRLLLRIRCESGTYVRKLCHDLGLALGTGGHMGHLRRTATDPFDDRTLHSAHDFLDALGFWLEDEDPEPLYDVVDPAERILEGIPSVTIAENAAREVAEGAPVYAPGVLEADDGIDQGALVACYTPNGAAVCLGELAGSVDADSGIVVDLERVLV
- the cmk gene encoding (d)CMP kinase, with protein sequence MLLTVSGPPGSGKSTTAELLADAFDLDHVSGGDIFRELADERGYTPLEFNKLAEENDEIDRDLDRRLREIAVEGDDLVLESRLAGWLAGEQADFRFWLDAPARVRGERIADREDKEPARATEETKAREASEAQRYQEYYGIDIRDLTIYDLSVNTARWEPDAVLDMLVTAVERYAPEGDEGKALVDLETEF
- a CDS encoding DUF106 domain-containing protein, with product MTRTAEKIDALVSEDSSMATALEAIREEADRNGGEVQWADVSDDLTSGQWGRLIEKGVLVDGDQGFEIADREAFDRALDGDGDSGAGADVDIDEDESSWSQWDKLAGVGALLLMPGYWFDSIQNVVGGTVNAVLGPLDAALPFYAVILSVALITGLYSSLLQANLMNTEVMGKYQERMQAVQEEQKELRQEKKDAEERGASEAEIERLENEIERAREEQMEAMADNLGMFKEQFRPMVWIMLLTIPLFLWMYWTIRTGSIGAAEQTVVMPLVGEIEWQEGVIGPMQAWIVWYFLCSMGFSQLLRKSLNIDMSPSSA